Sequence from the Methanobrevibacter arboriphilus genome:
TTTATTATTTTGAATTTTCTTTTTTTTATTTTATTTGATGCTTTTAAAGTTATATTATTTATAAAGTATTATATATGAAAAAATATAAAGTATAATATTATAATTTGTAACATACTAAAAATAATTAGTGAAATACTAAATATTAAGGTATTGTAAAATTTCTATTTTAAATTTTAGATATTATTTATAGTATAACTCATAATATATTCTTAAATTTATTATTGAATAGTATTATAAGCACTATTATTTAGAAAAATATTTTTAAGAGGTATTTTTTATATTTTATATGTATTTTAATATAATTTAGATATAATTTAAATATAGGAATATAATTTAATTATATAAATATAATTTAAATATATAATTATTATATTGTAATTATAATATATTGTAATTATGATCTTATTAGAGGATATGAATTAGATTAATTTGGAGGAGAGTTTTTGGCAAGACAAGAACAAACACAAGAATTTAGAAGAGTAAGAACCCCAAGAAAAGGAGAAATTCCTGGTATTGTAGAACAAATCATGGGTCATGGAAAGTTAAAGGTTCGATGTGCAGATGGACATGTGAGAATGACAAGAATCCCTGGAAAAATGAAGAAAAGGATATGGATTAGAGAAGGAGATGTTGTTCTTGTAAAACCATGGGATTTCCAATCAGATGAAAAAGCTGATGTTATATGGAGATATACTAGAACTGAGTCTAATTGGCTTGAAAGAAAAGGATTCTTAAAAATGTAATTTTTATTATTTATTTTCATCTTATTTTTTTCATTATTATGTAATTAACATATATTTGATACTTTTATAATAATATTTAATACAATTTTATAAATTATTATAATACCATCTTATAAATTATTACAATTTTCAGACTTATTTATTGTCGTGTTAATTGATTAGGGCCTTATGCATTTTTTTGATTTCTAAATTAGATTTTTTTAATTATATTGATAGAATTGTGGGTATTGTTATTATTATTTTATTTTCATTTTTTGAGGTTTTCTATGGATCCTAAAATAGCTAAAGCTGATGAAAAAGTTCAGAAACTTATCTCTAAAAAGAGAAAAAAAAGTGTTGAAGATAGAAGGGTTGGTAGTGAAATTTTTGATAAACAAACACTTGAAACCCTTTATAAATTAGCTAATCAAGGACATTTAGATGTTTTGAATGGAGCTATTAGTACTGGAAAAGAAGCTAATGTTTTAAAAGGAGTGATAAATAATTCTTATATTGCTGTTAAAATTTATAGGATAGCTACTTCCGATTTTAAAAAAATGCAGTATTATATTCAAGGTGATCCAAGATTCAATATTCGTTCTAGTAATAAACGTCAACTTATTACTAATTGGGTTAATAAAGAATTTAGAAATCTTACAAGAGCTTATGAAGTAAAGGTTAGTGTTCCAAAACCGATTATTGCATTAAATAATGTACTTATTTTAGAGTTTATTGGTTCAGATGACGGAGATCCAGCCCAAACTGTAAAAAACCAAAAACCAAAAGATGTTGATGATTTTTTAAGTAAACTGTTATTAGAAATAAAAAAATTTGTTAATGATGCTAATTTGGTTCATGGGGATTTATCAACATTTAATATTTTAAATAAAGATGAGTACCCTGTGATCATTGATGTTTCTCAATCAGTAGTTAGAGATCATCCTATAGCTAATGAATTATTAGTTAGAGACATAAAAAATATTTATAAAGAGTTTAAAAAAATGGGATCTTCATATTCGTTAGAAGATATTATTAATAAATTAGAATTTGATATTAATTTAGATATAGATTAAACATTTTTTAATTTTTATATTTCTTAATTTTTATTTTTTAAGTCTTACTTTTTTAAGTTTTATATTTCTTAATTTTTTAGGTTTTATCTTAGATCTGAAAGAATACTATGGCTGAAACATCATAAAATATTTCAGTCATAGATGAATTTCAGTAGCATTGTTTGAAGCAAAGGTTTTAAATACTTTAAAATATATATAAGTAGCTATGAGTCATGATTTAGATAAGAATCAACATTCAGTATATAGGTTGACATATCATCTGGTGCTTGTAATTAAATACAGAAGACAAGTTATCACTCCTGAAATCTTCAATAGATTGATTGAAATTTTTAATAATAATGCTTCTAACTTTGATATAGTTTTAGAAGAATCTAATTTTGAATCAGATCATGTACATTTGTTGTTCAAAGCTAAACCTCAAACTCAATTATTAAAATTCGTAAATGCGTATAAATCGGCCAGTAGTCGTTTAATTAAAAAAGAATATCCTGAAATTAAGAAAAAACTTTGGAAGGAAGCTTTTTGGAAAATAGGGTACTTCATATCTACAACGGCTGGAGCTAACTTAAAAACAGTGACAAAATACATACAAAATCAAAAAAGACTATGAAAACAATAGTTAAATCCTATAAAATTAGGATATATCCAAATAAATCATTGCAGGATAAATTATACAAAAATTTTGGATACAATCGATTTGTATTCAACCAACTACTCAACTATAACAAGTTAATATTTAATTTAGTTGTTAATAATCCAAGAATCAATCCCTATAACTATAGACCTAAAGTTAATCGTTCGACACTTAATAATTGGTTGAATGTGCTTAAAGCTGAGCATTTTTTCTTAAAAGATAGTGAAAGTACCAGCTTACAATCGACTTGTGATATATTCAAAGACAGTATGGTTCGATTTTTCAAGCACCAAAATAAGTTTCCAAGATTCAAATCACGGAAAAATCCCATACAAAGCATCCGTTTAAAGAACAATAACAATAGCATACGGTTTGAAAACAATAAATTAAAATTACCACGATTTGGATTAATTAGATACAGAGATAATAGAAAGATTAAAGGAGATATACTTACTTGTACTGTCAAATGTGAAAATAACAGATGGTTTGCAGTACTAAACTGTAAAAATGTTCCAGTAAGTCCAATGTTAAAAACTGGAGATAATGTTGGTATTGATTTAGGCTTAAAAGATTTGATGATTTTTAGTAACGGCGAAAAGAGAAAACCAATCACTCGCCTAACTAAAATAGAACAACAAATAGCCAAATTAAAC
This genomic interval carries:
- the tnpA gene encoding IS200/IS605 family transposase; protein product: MSHDLDKNQHSVYRLTYHLVLVIKYRRQVITPEIFNRLIEIFNNNASNFDIVLEESNFESDHVHLLFKAKPQTQLLKFVNAYKSASSRLIKKEYPEIKKKLWKEAFWKIGYFISTTAGANLKTVTKYIQNQKRL
- the eif1A gene encoding translation initiation factor eIF-1A, giving the protein MARQEQTQEFRRVRTPRKGEIPGIVEQIMGHGKLKVRCADGHVRMTRIPGKMKKRIWIREGDVVLVKPWDFQSDEKADVIWRYTRTESNWLERKGFLKM
- a CDS encoding serine protein kinase RIO — protein: MDPKIAKADEKVQKLISKKRKKSVEDRRVGSEIFDKQTLETLYKLANQGHLDVLNGAISTGKEANVLKGVINNSYIAVKIYRIATSDFKKMQYYIQGDPRFNIRSSNKRQLITNWVNKEFRNLTRAYEVKVSVPKPIIALNNVLILEFIGSDDGDPAQTVKNQKPKDVDDFLSKLLLEIKKFVNDANLVHGDLSTFNILNKDEYPVIIDVSQSVVRDHPIANELLVRDIKNIYKEFKKMGSSYSLEDIINKLEFDINLDID
- a CDS encoding RNA-guided endonuclease TnpB family protein, coding for MKTIVKSYKIRIYPNKSLQDKLYKNFGYNRFVFNQLLNYNKLIFNLVVNNPRINPYNYRPKVNRSTLNNWLNVLKAEHFFLKDSESTSLQSTCDIFKDSMVRFFKHQNKFPRFKSRKNPIQSIRLKNNNNSIRFENNKLKLPRFGLIRYRDNRKIKGDILTCTVKCENNRWFAVLNCKNVPVSPMLKTGDNVGIDLGLKDLMIFSNGEKRKPITRLTKIEQQIAKLNKKLSRKVKCSNNWKKNLQKLQKLYNKVFDIRNDEYQKLSTELIKNFDLIGLEKLSVKNMIKNKRLSHSISQISWSRLVDMIKYKAEWYDKKCIQISKVFPSSKLCNKCGYKKEDLTLAIREWTCPKCRTKHDRDINASINILNEAIRINNECTTG